AAGGGAGATTATCCAGAACAGAATACAATAATTTTCCTGAAAAGCCCAACACCTCGAATATCCCACGCAATAAACATTCCCGCAGGCGCACTTTGAAAAGAGCTTTTATCAGAATCCGGGCACTGCCTCTCGGTTGCCCACTCCATTAGTCTATATCCGACAGGTATATCGCCAAAATGTGGAAGAGACTCAGTACCTGTCACAAATTCCTGCCGGACAGGAGTAGGCAGGTATTGGAGCGCCTGCTGTGTTATGAGGATGTATTCATTGCTGGGTATGGAATTCTTCAACAGTCGATGAGCCACTATGACACTGCCGCCGACAAGCTTCACAAACGGGCCGATTTGATTCACGCCAAATTCTCCATAATGAATGACGAATTTGAAAGAGAGCTTATCGATATTTCTGCACGCTCCGCAGTGACACCCTTTGCCCTCAGTATCCATAGCGGACTTCATGGCCATCATATTCTCACGGGTGCGATGGAAAGCGAGTCCATAGGCTCTTATCTGATTGAGTGTAGCCTCGAGCAGACGCTCAGGATTATTCGGGTGCACACAGTATGCGAATATCGCGTCTCCTTCGATTTCATTCACCATGAAGTGTTCGCCGGTGGCGGCAAAGATCGCGTCAAATATCTGCTGGAGAATGAACCGTGCATGGGTGAGCTCGGTTTCAGTCAGGAGATTGGTATATCCAGAGATATCACCCAGTATGATTACCCCTTGTTGCGTGGTGCCCACGAGTGCCTCTTGACGTTCAAAATGCGCATGCCATCATCCTGGCAGGCGTATCTGTGAGGCCGGGTGCACCGGGGCTCCTAAAAAGGTTTTCCCCCCTGTGGATAGAGAAATCTTCAGGAGCATAAAGGCTAGGAGGGGAACATGCACCATATAATCTGTCATTTTGAGATTCCTGTCAATGATGTGGAGAAGATGAAAAGCTTTTACGGTGACCTGTTCGGCTGGAAATTCACCGCGTCAGCGGAGCTGGGCGATTATATCATGATCGACACGGGAGGTCAGCCCGGTGGGGGCATGATGAAGAAACCCATGCCGGAGGCAATGCCGGTAAACTACATTCTCGTGGAGAGCGTGGCGGACTACTCGGAGAAAATAACGAAGCGGGGGGGCCAGATAATCGTTTCCAGGGCCCCCATACCAGGCATGGGATATTATGCCATAGGCCTCGATCCCGAGGGAAATACAGTGGGACTCTTTGAAAACAACCCCGCTGCACAGTAGAGAATGGCTCCATGGACCTGTCGCACTTCCAAATAGAAGCGAACGCACACTCTGCGGCGGTTATCTCATCAATATATGCAGGAAATGAAGTGATAAAGAGACTCTGATGAATACAAATGCTGCGATGTTGCGCGCCATACTGGGAAATGCTCGCCACGCCTGGCGGAGGGCAATATTTCATCGGTGATGAGCCGGAGATCAATGCTCTTAATGGAAGAAACTGGATCGGGATATGAAATCTCATGGAACAGGATCTGCAGGACAGCCCTTGATGAAATTCCCTGGCACCATGGTGAAAGTCATGGTGCTCCTCTGGGCCCTTTTATTCTCTCGTCCCTCCCATGCCGGTGAGGGTAAAGTGGTGGTCTTCATCAGGCCCGGGTTGTTCAGGCAATTGAGCATTGAGCTCTCCGTGTACAAAAAGGATCTCCGCCTCGAAGGCTACGAAGTGGACATAAGGGCGGAAGACTGGCACTCATCGCGGCAGATGAAAGAGGTCCTCCTTGGAGAGCAGAACAATAATCTCAAGGGATGCATTCTGATAGGAGACCTCCCCATCCCCTCCCTGCTGAGAAAGGGTATGGATTCCCGTCCTTGCCCGCTTTATCTGATGGATCTCGACGGCCCATGGGCGCTCGCTGAAAATGGCACCGATATTGAGAAAACTCCCGAGTGGCCCCAAGGTGGGCCTGAAATATGGGCCGGCTTCATTGTCCCTAAT
This genomic interval from Candidatus Eremiobacterota bacterium contains the following:
- a CDS encoding VOC family protein, coding for MHHIICHFEIPVNDVEKMKSFYGDLFGWKFTASAELGDYIMIDTGGQPGGGMMKKPMPEAMPVNYILVESVADYSEKITKRGGQIIVSRAPIPGMGYYAIGLDPEGNTVGLFENNPAAQ